From one Anopheles cruzii chromosome 3, idAnoCruzAS_RS32_06, whole genome shotgun sequence genomic stretch:
- the LOC128275346 gene encoding uncharacterized protein LOC128275346, whose amino-acid sequence MQAALMLRSKQRVSRLKKGKGEIPSNVATKEIPPYPPFPPVSWCAQGRAAWLERGRRCSVQETPASCHRRWVKRNRIQDSSLGGSSDDEDLLGVLRGPSSFANAFLYVGLGTIAIGLVIAFVGTGEKGFKTVELRLIGPSLIGLGLFCCILRILFCICPSHCISSSRKAREKKNAKIDADHRTSLLRGDSKRVSIARGPHIPTKQPQIYPKSIVKAKTYEGVEALRQIATTSLFLQNEQKVSSNRIVPIIKEPEKLEEPPLELKRIDTRRDDASIVSISDGEEDSHRRQRPASHGDTQVIDLTGEDQDDEQSHSPGSTSHQRKDSKLRRQRTSVHQQKPGRELQSSAYGGSSGATTTDGSNLLMETSLMIIGPTPVNSPTKSVAPAVHSSSLTVPLPANGSAVLGAATTGASKPATVAVSSATGRGNLLTLPAATSSTGGVIGAASLASSTPLPGQLSPLPSTSYLASSMAAYRTSASSIPGASSPLPGFIASPHYNSSSSSSSNYIFSPPPFTQHEPITRGTNTITTASSLLQAPPANTTKTEPELVLSPSKLGQ is encoded by the exons TGTGCCCAAGGTCGAGCAGCATGGCTAGAAAGAGGAAGACGTTGCAGCGTACAGGAAACACCCGCTTCTTGCCATCGACGATGGGTCAAACGGAATCGG ATACAAGACTCATCGTTAGGTGGCTCCTCGGACGATGAAGACCTACTAGGTGTACTCAGAGGACCCAGTTCATTCGCCAATGCCTTCCTATACGTAGGTTTAGGTACCATAGCAATTGGTTTAGTGATAGCATTCGTCGGCACCGGCGAGAAGGGATTCAAGACGGTTGAACTAAGACTAATCGGACCATCGTTAATTG GTCTCGGCTTATTTTGTTGTATATTGCGTATCCTGTTTTGTATATGTCCATCTCATTGTATATCATCTAGCCGTAAAGcacgggaaaagaaaaacgccaaGATAGACGCAGATCATAGAACTTCCCTGTTACGAGGTGACAGTAAACGAGTATCGATAGCCCGCGGACCTCACATACCG ACTAAACAGCCTCAGATATATCCCAAATCCATCGTAAAAGCCAAAACCTACGAAGGTGTGGAGGCACTGAGGCAAATCGCGACCACCTCGCTGTTCCTGCAGAACGAGCAGAAAGTGTCGTCCAACCGGATCGTTCCTATCATCAAAGAGCCAGAAAAACTGGAAG AACCGCCTTTAGAGTTGAAACGGATCGATACACGGCGAGATGATGCGTCGATCGTGAGCATATCGGACGGCGAGGAAGACTCACACCGACGGCAGCGTCCGGCGTCCCACGGTGACACGCAGGTCATCGATCTGACCGGCGAAGACCAGGACGATGAGCAGTCGCACTCGCCCGGTAGCACTAGCCATCAGCGGAAGGACAGTAAACTGCGGCGACAGCGGACCTCTGTCCATCAGCAGAAACCCGGCCGTGAGCTGCAAAGCTCGGCGTACGGCGGATCCAGCGgagcgaccaccaccgacggttCCAATCTGCTCATGGAAACGTCGCTCATGATCATCGGACCGACCCCGGTTAATTCACCGACCAAGTCGGTGGCGCCCGCGGTCCACTCATCCTCACTCACCGTTCCCCTGCCGGCGAATGGGTCCGCTGTGTTGGGTGCGGCCACGACCGGTGCCAGTAAACCGGCAACCGTCGCCGTTTCGTCCGCCACCGGCCGTGGTAACTTGTTGACCcttccggcggccaccagctcGACCGGCGGTGTGATAGGAGCGGCCAGTTTAGCCAGCAGCACCCCGCTGCCGGGACAGTTGTCGCCACTGCCGTCGACGTCGTATCTCGCCTCATCGATGGCCGCCTACCGGACGTCGGCCAGCTCGATACCGGGCGCTTCTTCACCGTTGCCTGGCTTTATCGCTTCACCGCActacaacagcagcagcagtagcagtagcaacTACATCTTCTCGCCTCCGCCCTTCACGCAGCACGAGCCGATCACGCGCGGTACCAACACGATCACGACCGCGTCCTCGTTGCTGCAGGCACCACCAGCGAATACCaccaaaaccgaaccggaactaGTGTTAAGTCCATCGAAGCTAGGACAGTAG